A region from the Streptosporangium sp. NBC_01756 genome encodes:
- the map gene encoding type I methionyl aminopeptidase produces the protein MTTLLQPGRISPLRKVPAGIERPEYVGKKSPKTGEPDVKSPEIIERMRVAGKLAGQALEEVGRHVAPGITTDELDRIGHEFLCDHGAYPSTLGYRGYPKSLCTSINEVICHGIPDDTVLRDGDIVNIDITAFIGGVHGDTDATFLVGDVDEESRLLVERTLEATNRAIKAVAPGRQLNVVGRIIEAYAKRFGYGVVRDFTGHGIGTTFHSGLIVPHYDDPALAVTLEPGMTFTIEPMLTLGTIDYDVWPDNWTAVTKDRKRTAQFEHTILVTDTGHEVLTLP, from the coding sequence ATGACGACACTGCTCCAGCCCGGGCGGATCTCGCCCCTCCGCAAGGTTCCCGCCGGCATCGAGCGGCCGGAGTATGTCGGGAAGAAATCCCCGAAGACCGGCGAGCCCGACGTCAAGTCGCCCGAGATCATCGAGCGGATGCGCGTCGCGGGCAAGCTGGCCGGCCAGGCGCTCGAAGAGGTCGGCAGGCACGTGGCGCCCGGCATCACCACCGACGAGCTCGACCGGATCGGCCATGAGTTCCTCTGCGACCACGGGGCCTACCCCAGCACGCTCGGCTACCGGGGCTACCCCAAGTCGCTGTGCACCTCGATCAACGAGGTGATCTGCCACGGCATCCCGGACGACACGGTGCTGCGCGACGGCGACATCGTCAACATCGACATCACCGCCTTCATCGGCGGCGTGCACGGCGACACCGACGCCACCTTCCTGGTCGGCGACGTGGACGAGGAGTCACGCCTGCTGGTCGAGCGCACCCTTGAGGCCACCAACCGGGCCATCAAGGCCGTAGCCCCCGGTCGCCAGCTCAACGTGGTCGGACGCATCATCGAGGCCTACGCCAAGCGGTTCGGCTACGGCGTGGTCCGTGACTTCACCGGTCACGGCATCGGCACCACGTTCCACTCCGGTCTGATCGTCCCGCACTACGACGATCCGGCGCTGGCCGTCACGCTGGAGCCCGGCATGACGTTCACCATCGAGCCCATGCTGACCCTCGGCACCATCGACTACGACGTCTGGCCCGACAACTGGACCGCGGTGACCAAGGATCGCAAGCGGACCGCGCAGTTCGAGCACACCATCCTGGTCACCGACACCGGCCATGAGGTCCTGACGCTGCCCTGA
- a CDS encoding cyclase family protein: protein MTRLIELSHRITEGMRTYPGVPGPRLGVHLSREASREVYAPGTEFHIGSIELVANTGTYLDTPHHRYPDGPDLSGVPLEAIADLPGLVVRAEGLRSVGRDRFAGLDVRGKAVLVQTGWDRHFGTEEYFHGHPYLEPSAAGWLADQGAALVGIDTLNIDDTPPRGERPAHTLLLGAGIPIVEHMTGLAALPDTGFRFHAAPPMVAGLGTFPVRAYAVVDG, encoded by the coding sequence ATGACCCGCCTGATCGAACTGAGCCACCGCATCACCGAGGGCATGCGGACCTATCCGGGGGTGCCCGGACCGCGGCTCGGTGTGCACCTGAGCCGGGAGGCCTCACGCGAGGTCTACGCGCCCGGCACCGAGTTCCACATCGGCAGCATCGAACTGGTCGCCAACACCGGCACCTACCTCGACACCCCCCACCACCGCTACCCGGACGGCCCCGACCTGTCCGGCGTCCCGCTGGAGGCGATCGCCGACCTGCCCGGTCTGGTGGTACGGGCCGAGGGGTTGCGCTCAGTGGGCCGGGACCGGTTCGCCGGACTCGACGTGCGCGGGAAGGCCGTGCTCGTCCAGACCGGCTGGGACCGGCACTTCGGCACCGAGGAATACTTCCACGGCCACCCCTACCTCGAACCCTCGGCGGCCGGGTGGCTCGCAGACCAGGGCGCGGCACTCGTCGGGATCGACACGCTGAACATCGACGACACCCCGCCCCGGGGCGAGCGTCCCGCGCACACGCTCCTGCTCGGTGCGGGCATCCCGATCGTGGAGCACATGACCGGCCTGGCCGCGCTCCCCGACACCGGATTCCGCTTCCACGCCGCCCCGCCGATGGTCGCCGGCCTGGGCACCTTCCCGGTCCGCGCCTACGCGGTCGTGGACGGATAG
- a CDS encoding CBU_0592 family membrane protein translates to MRDPVSVLLNALGWIGAVVMLYGYSMVSASRMAGDGLPYQMLNLVGAIALMVNSSYHSAWPSAILNVVWSVIGLTAITRMVAVRAGKRTVNTP, encoded by the coding sequence GTGCGTGATCCGGTGTCCGTCCTGCTCAACGCGCTCGGCTGGATCGGCGCCGTCGTCATGCTGTACGGCTATTCCATGGTCTCCGCCTCCCGGATGGCCGGAGACGGCCTGCCGTACCAGATGCTCAATCTCGTCGGGGCGATCGCCCTGATGGTCAACTCGTCCTACCACTCCGCCTGGCCCTCGGCGATCCTCAACGTCGTCTGGAGCGTGATCGGCCTGACGGCCATCACCAGGATGGTCGCGGTCCGGGCCGGAAAGAGAACGGTGAACACCCCATGA
- a CDS encoding LysR family transcriptional regulator: protein MEIDPRRLRVLHEVARRGGVMRAAEALHLTASAVSQQLALLEREVGLALVDRSQRRVALTPVGRVLAGYAERIEEELTEAKRELTRFAELLAGPVSIAAFPTVIRHLLVPALDTLAGRHPQIRPRIQEVYGPPALQELRLGGIDLAIVEQDADKPVPVRSSTVHHPLHVDEYRIVAPPGWARIPRDVTELGGVPWVAGPPDQACGYALDRLATLHGFTPHRAHVIEEFPPALALVAAGHGVAVVPSLALLEVPAGEVVVTGITGVGARRLDAVTRVGRTRSGEPGPVQAVVIAALREAAEGLAVRLGEREGG, encoded by the coding sequence ATGGAAATCGACCCCCGCCGACTGCGGGTACTGCATGAGGTCGCACGGCGCGGAGGCGTCATGCGCGCGGCCGAAGCACTGCACCTGACCGCCTCGGCGGTCTCCCAGCAGCTGGCCCTCCTGGAGCGGGAGGTCGGCCTCGCCCTCGTCGACCGGTCACAGCGCAGGGTGGCGCTCACCCCGGTCGGCCGGGTCCTCGCCGGATACGCCGAACGGATCGAGGAGGAGCTGACCGAGGCGAAACGGGAGCTGACCCGGTTCGCCGAGCTGCTGGCCGGGCCGGTGTCGATCGCGGCGTTCCCCACGGTCATCCGGCACCTGCTGGTGCCCGCGCTGGACACACTGGCCGGGCGCCATCCACAGATCAGGCCCCGCATCCAGGAAGTGTACGGCCCGCCCGCGCTGCAGGAGCTCCGCCTCGGCGGTATCGACCTGGCCATCGTCGAGCAGGATGCCGACAAACCCGTCCCGGTGCGGTCCTCGACCGTCCACCACCCCCTGCACGTGGACGAGTACCGCATCGTGGCGCCGCCGGGCTGGGCCCGGATCCCGCGCGATGTCACGGAGCTGGGCGGAGTGCCCTGGGTGGCGGGACCACCCGACCAGGCCTGCGGGTACGCACTGGACCGGCTGGCCACCCTGCACGGTTTCACCCCGCACCGGGCGCACGTGATCGAGGAGTTCCCGCCCGCCCTCGCGCTGGTCGCGGCGGGGCACGGGGTGGCGGTCGTGCCGTCGCTGGCGCTGCTGGAGGTTCCGGCCGGAGAGGTGGTGGTCACCGGCATCACCGGCGTGGGCGCCCGCCGGTTGGACGCCGTCACCCGCGTCGGCCGCACCCGGTCGGGGGAGCCCGGCCCGGTACAGGCCGTGGTCATCGCCGCGCTCAGGGAGGCGGCGGAGGGCTTGGCTGTGCGACTCGGGGAGCGCGAGGGAGGGTGA
- the npdG gene encoding NADPH-dependent F420 reductase, whose product MSTDSPDVSGISIGILGGTGDQGKGLARRFALAGHTVLIGSRSAERAQEAAEAIGLSARGAENAAVAAEADVVIVAIPWDGHRSTLESLRAELAGKIVIDCVNPLGFDKQGAYALVVEEGSAAQQAAAVLPDSRVVAAFHHVSAVLLLDPEVAEIALDVLVLGDDREATDTVQELASRIPGARGVYGGRLRNAHQVEALTANLISINRRYKAHAGFRVTDV is encoded by the coding sequence GTGAGCACTGACAGCCCGGACGTGAGCGGAATCTCGATCGGGATCCTTGGCGGCACCGGTGATCAGGGCAAAGGCCTTGCCCGGCGGTTCGCCCTGGCGGGACACACCGTGCTGATCGGGTCGCGTAGCGCGGAACGGGCCCAGGAGGCGGCGGAGGCCATCGGGCTGTCGGCGCGCGGCGCCGAGAACGCGGCCGTGGCAGCCGAGGCCGACGTGGTGATCGTCGCCATTCCCTGGGACGGCCACAGGTCCACCCTGGAGTCCTTGCGAGCCGAGCTGGCCGGAAAGATCGTCATCGACTGCGTCAACCCGCTGGGCTTCGACAAGCAGGGCGCCTACGCGCTGGTCGTCGAGGAGGGCAGCGCCGCCCAGCAGGCCGCCGCGGTCCTCCCGGACAGCCGTGTGGTCGCCGCCTTCCACCACGTCTCGGCCGTCCTGCTGCTGGACCCCGAGGTCGCCGAGATCGCCCTGGACGTGCTGGTCCTGGGCGACGACCGCGAGGCCACCGACACGGTCCAGGAACTCGCGAGCCGGATTCCGGGGGCCCGCGGCGTGTACGGCGGCCGCCTGCGCAACGCCCACCAGGTCGAGGCGCTGACCGCCAACCTCATCTCGATCAACCGCCGTTACAAGGCCCACGCCGGGTTCCGCGTCACCGACGTCTAG
- a CDS encoding DUF5685 family protein: protein MAHLCGLCLALRDEHGHAARLVTNYDGLLVSVLVEAQAPRSSPRRRAAACALRGFKGADVAEAEGVRLAAAVSLILAAGKVGDHVADGDGLYANRLVAAGASRLADRWAAAGTGTATALGLDPATLTGAVGEQARLESVPGLGPLELTAPTEAAVAAAFAHTALLAGKPHNQETLREVGRYFGRLAHLLDAVEDLASDHASGAFNPLAASGTGLAAARGHCDDALAGLRLAVAELDLERPALVKALLVREVGHAVSRTFAAAEQESPQSPPRDPRLKPDPGGLLSGLCVALACCTCGLYRPPWDEDRFKSCGERFDCGGCDACGQCCDGCSGCCECCDCSCDC, encoded by the coding sequence ATGGCGCATCTGTGCGGGCTCTGCCTGGCGCTCAGGGACGAGCACGGGCACGCCGCCCGCCTGGTGACCAACTACGACGGCCTGCTGGTGTCGGTACTGGTGGAGGCGCAGGCGCCGAGGTCCTCCCCGCGCCGCCGTGCGGCGGCCTGCGCCCTGCGCGGGTTCAAGGGCGCCGACGTCGCCGAGGCCGAGGGGGTACGGCTGGCGGCCGCGGTCTCGCTGATCCTGGCCGCGGGCAAGGTCGGCGACCACGTCGCCGACGGCGACGGACTCTATGCGAACAGGCTGGTGGCCGCGGGTGCCTCGCGGCTCGCCGATCGCTGGGCGGCCGCAGGCACGGGTACGGCTACCGCCCTGGGACTCGACCCCGCCACCCTGACGGGCGCGGTCGGGGAGCAAGCCCGGCTGGAGAGCGTGCCGGGCCTGGGCCCGCTGGAGCTGACCGCGCCCACCGAGGCCGCCGTCGCCGCCGCCTTCGCGCACACCGCCCTGCTGGCCGGAAAGCCGCACAACCAGGAGACGCTGCGCGAGGTGGGACGCTACTTCGGCCGGCTGGCGCACCTGCTCGACGCCGTCGAAGACCTCGCGAGCGATCACGCCTCGGGGGCGTTCAACCCGCTGGCCGCTTCCGGCACCGGCCTGGCCGCCGCCAGAGGGCACTGTGACGACGCGCTCGCCGGCCTGCGCCTGGCAGTGGCCGAACTCGACCTTGAGCGACCCGCCCTGGTCAAGGCGCTGCTGGTCAGGGAGGTCGGGCACGCCGTCTCCAGGACCTTCGCGGCGGCCGAGCAGGAGAGCCCTCAATCCCCGCCCCGCGATCCGCGGCTGAAGCCCGATCCCGGCGGGCTGCTGTCGGGACTGTGCGTCGCACTGGCCTGTTGCACGTGCGGGCTGTACCGGCCGCCATGGGACGAGGACCGCTTCAAATCGTGCGGTGAGCGCTTCGACTGCGGCGGTTGCGACGCCTGTGGGCAGTGCTGCGACGGCTGTAGCGGTTGCTGCGAGTGCTGCGACTGCAGTTGCGACTGCTGA
- a CDS encoding VOC family protein produces the protein MSARLNQIVVDCRDPRSLVRFWAALLGGDPVDRARGWSHVEPPGSVRLAFQPVAEDKAVKNRLHLDIAVVAIEPAIAQALRMGATQIGETATDDQGSFQVMADPEGNEFCFVCG, from the coding sequence ATGAGTGCACGCCTCAACCAGATCGTGGTGGATTGCAGGGATCCACGGAGCCTCGTACGCTTCTGGGCTGCCCTGCTCGGCGGCGATCCGGTGGATCGCGCCCGGGGCTGGTCCCACGTCGAACCGCCTGGGAGCGTACGGCTGGCCTTCCAGCCGGTGGCCGAGGACAAGGCAGTGAAGAACCGGCTTCACCTGGACATCGCGGTCGTGGCGATCGAGCCGGCCATCGCCCAGGCGCTGCGGATGGGCGCCACGCAGATCGGCGAGACCGCGACTGACGATCAGGGCTCCTTCCAGGTCATGGCCGACCCGGAAGGCAACGAGTTCTGTTTTGTCTGTGGTTGA
- a CDS encoding pentapeptide repeat-containing protein, giving the protein MIVTLCAAAVAGMTALNAAAPDWVRWVCFGIALTGVVSLILALLLGPGARRLAGERRPLTDADRRELSAHERVEAINAARHTLIQAATGLVVIGGVVFTAQGLWYTAQSLETSRQAQSVAEQGQVTDRCTKAVEQLGSAKDDVRLGGIYALERLAKDSPGDHQTIYDVLTAFVRQHDPKPAAKLPKEPATDVQAALTVFGRRKESNDRFNLREVRIKGADLSLANLARADLSTADLRDADLSNADLSTADLRGADLSDKDLRGKDLRGVSGLSETEIRQIAKTDVRTLFGPTLPWVALD; this is encoded by the coding sequence GTGATCGTCACCCTGTGCGCGGCTGCTGTCGCGGGGATGACGGCGCTGAACGCCGCAGCTCCGGACTGGGTGCGCTGGGTCTGCTTCGGCATCGCGCTCACGGGGGTCGTCTCGCTGATACTCGCGCTCCTGCTCGGCCCGGGAGCGCGCCGACTGGCCGGAGAACGACGGCCACTGACCGATGCAGACCGGCGCGAACTGTCGGCCCACGAACGCGTCGAGGCGATCAACGCCGCCCGTCATACCCTGATCCAGGCTGCGACCGGTCTGGTGGTGATCGGCGGTGTCGTGTTCACCGCCCAGGGCCTGTGGTACACCGCCCAGAGCCTGGAGACCTCCCGCCAGGCCCAGAGTGTCGCCGAGCAGGGACAGGTCACCGACCGCTGTACCAAAGCCGTCGAACAACTCGGCTCAGCCAAGGATGATGTCCGGCTGGGCGGCATCTACGCGTTGGAGCGCCTGGCGAAAGACTCACCCGGCGACCACCAGACGATCTACGACGTGCTCACCGCTTTCGTCCGGCAGCATGACCCGAAGCCCGCAGCCAAGCTTCCGAAGGAACCCGCAACCGATGTTCAGGCGGCGCTGACGGTCTTCGGCCGCAGAAAAGAATCGAACGACAGATTCAACCTGAGGGAAGTACGTATCAAAGGCGCCGATCTAAGCCTCGCCAATCTAGCTCGCGCGGACCTGAGCACCGCGGACCTACGCGACGCGGACCTGAGCAACGCGGACCTGAGCACCGCGGACCTACGCGGCGCGGACCTGAGCGACAAGGACCTGCGCGGCAAGGACCTGCGCGGAGTCAGCGGTCTATCAGAGACAGAAATACGCCAGATCGCCAAAACGGATGTAAGAACCCTCTTCGGCCCGACGCTGCCTTGGGTAGCGCTGGACTAG
- a CDS encoding pyridoxamine 5'-phosphate oxidase family protein has product METQDWESINSADELRELLGTPKPAVIAKERKTLHELDRAWLAASPFCLIATSDTDGSCDVSPKGDPPGFTLILNDSTIAIPERPGNRRADGFHNILRNPHVGLIYFVPGRGDTLRVNGRARLVRKAPFFDRMVVKGHRPQLAIVVEIEQIFHHCAKAFLRSELWRPESWNPQALPSRARIAQALERPEDPIEELERYYGPSYAEGMYR; this is encoded by the coding sequence ATGGAGACCCAGGACTGGGAGTCGATCAACTCCGCGGACGAGTTGCGGGAGCTGCTCGGCACCCCCAAGCCGGCTGTGATCGCGAAGGAGCGGAAAACCCTGCACGAGCTGGACCGGGCCTGGCTGGCCGCCTCGCCGTTCTGCCTCATCGCGACCTCGGACACCGACGGCAGCTGCGACGTCTCACCCAAGGGCGACCCGCCCGGATTCACGCTGATCCTGAACGACTCGACGATCGCGATCCCCGAACGGCCCGGCAATCGCAGGGCGGACGGATTCCACAACATCCTGCGCAACCCGCATGTCGGCCTGATTTACTTCGTCCCCGGCCGCGGCGACACCCTGCGCGTCAACGGCAGGGCGCGCCTGGTGCGCAAGGCCCCCTTCTTCGACCGGATGGTGGTCAAGGGGCACCGGCCGCAGCTCGCGATCGTGGTCGAGATCGAGCAGATCTTCCACCACTGCGCCAAGGCGTTCCTCCGCTCGGAGCTGTGGCGCCCGGAGAGCTGGAACCCGCAGGCCCTGCCCTCGCGGGCGCGCATCGCCCAGGCGCTGGAGCGACCGGAGGACCCGATCGAGGAGTTGGAGCGCTACTACGGCCCCTCCTATGCGGAGGGGATGTACCGCTGA
- a CDS encoding sensor histidine kinase, with the protein MRTNHPQCLAVGIVHTISIGYTVTLLTGARTPAEAAVLAGAAIIFLVPHYLQIRTALRGGQQRGVPVSLIVQTVATYAPIPFLASLWVVLGYSWAMTMPTILSGAVLVRLRPRFAVPIAVAIGAFSFWLGLTPPYGNLTAGLYNLITVVVTGGVTYAAVRLVAVSRELEQARTELAEAAVLRERLRISRDLHDGLGSSLTAVALKGDLARRLVERDPEAARAELAELVQVARDAAQDVRQVARGYREISLAEEVHRAVALLEASGVSCQTNLADLRVSQPVDEALAWAVREGATNVVRHSHATTCSISTSAGAGTVRLELVNDRAGKGAADGNGLTGLRERIGGLGGSVSAGRTGNGGFRLVTEVPA; encoded by the coding sequence ATGCGGACAAACCACCCCCAGTGCCTGGCCGTCGGCATCGTCCACACCATCTCGATCGGCTACACCGTCACCCTGCTCACCGGTGCCCGGACCCCGGCCGAGGCCGCGGTGCTGGCCGGGGCCGCCATCATCTTCCTGGTCCCGCACTACCTGCAGATACGGACGGCGCTGCGCGGCGGGCAGCAGCGGGGGGTCCCGGTCTCCCTGATCGTCCAGACGGTGGCCACCTACGCGCCGATCCCCTTTCTGGCGTCGCTGTGGGTCGTCCTCGGCTACAGCTGGGCGATGACCATGCCGACGATCCTGTCGGGGGCGGTGCTCGTCAGGCTGCGACCGAGGTTCGCGGTCCCGATCGCGGTCGCGATCGGCGCGTTCTCCTTCTGGCTGGGCCTCACCCCGCCGTATGGAAACCTGACGGCGGGACTCTACAACCTGATCACGGTCGTGGTGACGGGTGGGGTGACCTACGCGGCGGTCCGGCTGGTCGCCGTCAGCCGCGAACTGGAGCAGGCCAGGACGGAGCTGGCGGAGGCGGCGGTGCTGCGGGAACGGCTGCGGATCTCCCGGGACCTGCACGACGGGCTGGGCAGCAGCCTGACCGCCGTCGCGCTCAAGGGCGACCTCGCCCGCAGGCTGGTCGAGCGCGACCCCGAGGCCGCGCGGGCGGAGCTGGCCGAGCTGGTCCAGGTGGCCAGGGACGCCGCCCAGGATGTGCGGCAGGTCGCGCGGGGCTATCGGGAGATATCGCTGGCCGAGGAGGTTCACCGGGCGGTCGCGCTGCTGGAGGCCTCCGGGGTGAGCTGCCAAACCAACCTCGCCGACCTCCGGGTCTCCCAGCCGGTCGACGAGGCGCTGGCCTGGGCGGTGCGTGAGGGTGCCACCAACGTCGTACGGCACAGCCACGCGACGACCTGCTCGATCAGCACCTCCGCCGGGGCGGGCACCGTACGGCTGGAGCTGGTCAACGACCGGGCCGGTAAGGGCGCGGCGGACGGCAACGGCCTGACCGGCCTGCGGGAGCGGATCGGCGGCCTGGGCGGCTCAGTCAGCGCGGGACGGACCGGGAACGGCGGGTTCCGGCTGGTCACAGAGGTGCCGGCATGA
- a CDS encoding ABC transporter permease, giving the protein MSARDLAVVTRFNGRLFWRDRLALSTSVALFLGLGIGLPFMMDRVGAGDSEFLLTQHLGVLAMVLTIATFNQTAITLTARRDQLVLKRLRTTGLSDRAILGGEIGNLVLQSTLLTIVTSVALYALTGLPVPRDPALFLVAVVAGAAVLCLLGAAFTRLVPRAEVAGVVVMPFFFLAGIGAGGFGPVLQLLPGWVGTVLGLLPTGAVVEIAGAAYAADGTFAGDLRAAAVPALQLAVWAAIGIVATARWFRWDARKP; this is encoded by the coding sequence ATGTCGGCACGCGATCTGGCGGTGGTGACCCGCTTCAACGGCCGGCTGTTCTGGCGGGATCGCCTGGCGTTGAGCACGTCTGTGGCGCTGTTCCTGGGCCTGGGCATCGGGCTGCCGTTCATGATGGACCGGGTCGGTGCGGGCGACTCGGAGTTCCTGCTGACCCAGCACCTGGGAGTGCTGGCGATGGTCCTCACCATCGCGACCTTCAACCAGACCGCGATCACGCTCACCGCCCGCCGCGACCAGCTCGTCCTCAAACGGCTGCGGACGACCGGTCTGAGCGACCGCGCCATCCTCGGCGGGGAGATCGGCAACCTCGTCCTGCAGAGCACGCTGCTGACCATCGTGACCTCGGTGGCGCTGTACGCGCTGACGGGCCTGCCGGTCCCCCGCGACCCGGCACTGTTCCTGGTGGCCGTGGTGGCGGGCGCCGCCGTCCTGTGCCTGCTGGGAGCGGCGTTCACCAGACTCGTCCCCCGCGCGGAGGTCGCCGGCGTCGTGGTCATGCCGTTCTTCTTCCTGGCCGGTATCGGCGCGGGTGGCTTCGGCCCGGTCCTGCAGCTGCTCCCCGGCTGGGTCGGCACGGTGCTCGGCCTGCTGCCCACCGGTGCCGTCGTCGAGATCGCCGGAGCCGCCTACGCGGCGGACGGCACCTTCGCCGGTGACCTGCGGGCGGCGGCCGTACCGGCGCTGCAGCTGGCCGTCTGGGCGGCGATCGGGATCGTCGCGACGGCACGCTGGTTCCGCTGGGATGCCCGGAAGCCATAG
- a CDS encoding ABC transporter ATP-binding protein, with protein MTAIQVEGLTKSYGDFAAVRGVSFSVPPGEIFALLGRNGAGKTTTVEVLAGFQAPDEGTVRVLGLDPVRDRAETRARTGIMLQEAGLFPDLTVAQTVDAWRDFVAAPRPRAEALESVGLGARAATKVRRLSGGEKRRLDLALAVLSRPDVLFLDEPTTGMDPEARQSTWELIRDLAGQGTTVLLTTHYLEEAQRLAASMVIMDRGRIVAGGGMAETLAAQTGRVAFELPASVSPEELPVPVSSMEGRVAVCRVADPDLAAQTLLGWAGERGLRLRGLEVRTATLEDLFLDLAAGEQNGKHEKEVA; from the coding sequence ATGACAGCGATTCAGGTGGAAGGGCTCACAAAGAGCTACGGAGACTTCGCGGCCGTCAGGGGCGTCTCGTTCAGCGTTCCCCCAGGAGAGATATTCGCTCTGCTCGGGCGGAACGGCGCCGGGAAGACCACGACGGTGGAGGTCCTGGCGGGCTTCCAGGCGCCGGATGAGGGCACGGTGCGCGTGCTCGGCCTCGATCCGGTCCGGGACCGCGCCGAAACACGGGCACGCACCGGGATCATGCTCCAGGAGGCGGGGCTCTTCCCCGACCTGACCGTGGCGCAGACGGTGGACGCCTGGCGGGACTTCGTCGCCGCGCCCCGGCCCCGCGCCGAGGCCCTGGAGTCGGTCGGGCTGGGGGCCAGGGCGGCCACGAAGGTGCGCCGGCTCTCCGGTGGGGAGAAGCGCCGCCTGGACCTGGCCCTGGCCGTCCTGAGCCGGCCCGACGTGCTGTTCCTGGACGAGCCCACCACCGGGATGGATCCCGAGGCGCGCCAGAGCACCTGGGAGCTCATCCGGGACCTCGCCGGGCAGGGCACCACGGTCCTGCTCACCACGCACTACCTGGAGGAGGCCCAGCGGCTGGCCGCCAGCATGGTGATCATGGATCGGGGGCGGATCGTCGCCGGCGGCGGCATGGCCGAGACCCTGGCCGCCCAGACCGGCCGGGTCGCCTTCGAGCTGCCCGCCTCCGTCTCCCCGGAGGAGTTGCCGGTCCCGGTCTCCTCGATGGAGGGCCGGGTCGCGGTGTGCCGCGTCGCCGACCCCGACCTCGCCGCGCAGACCCTGCTGGGCTGGGCCGGCGAGCGCGGCCTGCGCCTGCGCGGGCTGGAGGTCCGTACCGCGACGCTCGAAGACCTGTTCCTGGACCTCGCCGCCGGCGAGCAGAACGGCAAGCATGAGAAGGAGGTGGCGTGA
- a CDS encoding trans-sulfuration enzyme family protein produces the protein MSSEPSELRPETRTVHLPQPQLHGSRPIAVPLYQTSGFVFDDPAVFADGMGRPDGAFVYGRLSNPTVRSLEEAVAGLEGGVGAVATGSGMGAINSVLLGLLKPGDHLIAQKPLYGGTAAMINDLAGRFQISVSYVPEDDPAALRAAVRPETRLVYLETIANPVTQVADLPGMCAVAREKGLISVVDNTFASPILCRPLEHGADIVVHSTTKYLSGHTDVLGGIAVFASEELYRKVWHFAVELGATADPFAAWLTLRGIQTLPLRMERHCFNTRELATRLDGHPAVSAVHWPGLPSHPSHELATKLLPDFGGVFSFDLVGGRAAGERFMSAVRLALLAPSLGGVETLILHPATTSHRSLTAEELARHGIGEGTVRVAVGIEHIEDLWADFAQALS, from the coding sequence ATGTCCAGCGAGCCCAGTGAACTCCGTCCGGAGACCCGCACCGTCCACCTTCCCCAGCCGCAGCTCCACGGCAGTCGCCCCATCGCGGTGCCGTTGTACCAGACCTCGGGTTTCGTCTTCGACGATCCGGCCGTCTTCGCAGACGGGATGGGCCGTCCCGACGGCGCCTTCGTCTACGGTCGGCTGTCGAACCCCACCGTGCGTTCGCTGGAGGAGGCCGTCGCCGGACTGGAGGGCGGGGTGGGCGCCGTCGCCACCGGTTCGGGTATGGGGGCCATCAACTCCGTGCTGCTCGGCCTGCTCAAGCCCGGAGACCACCTGATCGCGCAGAAACCGCTCTACGGCGGCACCGCCGCGATGATCAACGACCTGGCCGGGCGGTTCCAGATCTCGGTCTCCTACGTGCCCGAGGACGACCCGGCGGCGCTGCGCGCGGCCGTACGGCCGGAGACCAGGCTGGTCTACCTGGAGACCATCGCCAATCCGGTCACCCAGGTCGCCGACCTGCCGGGGATGTGCGCGGTGGCCCGGGAGAAGGGGCTGATCTCGGTGGTGGACAACACCTTCGCCTCGCCGATCCTGTGCCGCCCACTGGAGCACGGCGCCGACATCGTCGTCCACTCCACCACCAAGTATCTGAGCGGGCACACCGACGTGCTCGGCGGCATCGCCGTCTTCGCCTCCGAGGAGCTCTACCGGAAGGTGTGGCACTTCGCGGTCGAGCTAGGTGCCACGGCCGACCCGTTCGCCGCCTGGCTCACCCTGCGGGGCATCCAGACCCTGCCGCTGCGGATGGAGCGCCACTGCTTCAACACCCGCGAGCTGGCGACCCGTCTGGACGGCCACCCGGCGGTGTCGGCCGTGCACTGGCCGGGCCTGCCCTCACACCCCTCGCACGAGCTGGCCACCAAGCTGCTGCCGGACTTCGGCGGGGTGTTCTCCTTCGACCTGGTCGGCGGGCGTGCGGCGGGGGAGCGGTTCATGAGCGCGGTACGGCTGGCGCTGCTGGCCCCGTCGCTCGGCGGCGTGGAGACGCTGATCCTGCATCCGGCGACCACCTCCCACCGCTCGCTGACGGCCGAGGAGCTCGCCCGGCACGGGATCGGGGAGGGCACGGTCCGGGTCGCGGTCGGCATCGAACACATCGAGGATCTGTGGGCGGATTTCGCCCAGGCGCTTTCCTGA